One window of the Tissierella sp. genome contains the following:
- the miaA gene encoding tRNA (adenosine(37)-N6)-dimethylallyltransferase MiaA — MKDNLFILIGPTAIGKTALSIKLAEKLNGEIISADSMQIYKHMDIGSAKITKAEMKQVAHYLIDIVAPDQEFTVANFRDNAKILIKDINNRGKLPIIAGGTGLYINSLVYDLKFTEVSPDENIRERLESLANKYGNEYLHQELEKIDVPSAEKISINDRKRLIRAIEIYEVTNKPMSEHNKNFRNPIEDYNLVMIGLNMDRAELYNRINQRVDIMINEGLIGEVEKLISVGYNKDLVSMQGIGYKEIIMYLEGNISLDKAIELIKQGTRNYAKRQLTWFKKDNRIKWFNIDNYLDLNNLSQDIINYSKKQITI; from the coding sequence ATGAAAGATAATTTATTTATATTAATAGGCCCTACAGCTATTGGGAAAACAGCCTTATCTATTAAATTAGCAGAAAAACTGAATGGTGAAATAATTTCAGCTGATTCAATGCAAATATATAAGCATATGGATATAGGGTCAGCTAAGATAACTAAAGCAGAAATGAAACAAGTAGCGCATTATTTAATTGATATAGTAGCACCAGATCAAGAGTTTACTGTGGCTAATTTTAGAGATAATGCAAAAATCTTAATTAAAGATATCAATAATAGAGGAAAGTTGCCAATTATTGCTGGAGGGACAGGGTTGTATATTAATTCCTTAGTTTATGATTTGAAATTTACTGAAGTATCCCCAGATGAAAATATCAGGGAAAGATTAGAGTCTCTAGCAAATAAATATGGAAATGAATACTTACATCAAGAATTGGAAAAGATAGATGTCCCTAGCGCTGAGAAAATTAGTATCAACGATAGGAAAAGGCTAATCAGAGCTATTGAGATATATGAAGTAACTAATAAGCCAATGTCAGAGCATAATAAAAATTTTAGAAATCCTATCGAAGATTATAATTTAGTAATGATTGGATTAAATATGGATAGAGCTGAGTTATATAATAGAATTAATCAGAGGGTTGATATTATGATTAATGAGGGATTAATTGGAGAAGTTGAAAAGCTTATATCAGTAGGATATAATAAAGACCTTGTATCTATGCAAGGAATTGGGTATAAAGAGATTATTATGTACTTAGAAGGAAACATATCACTTGATAAAGCAATAGAACTAATTAAGCAGGGTACTAGAAATTATGCAAAAAGACAATTGACATGGTTTAAAAAAGATAATAGAATTAAATGGTTTAATATAGATAATTATCTTGATTTAAATAATTTAAGCCAGGATATAATTAATTATTCTAAAAAACAGATTACAATTTAA
- the hfq gene encoding RNA chaperone Hfq, with product MRQNINLQDVFLNRARKDNIGITVFLVNGYQIKGIVKGFDNYTIVLESDEKQQLIYKHAISTIIPMKQIDLDN from the coding sequence ATGAGACAAAATATAAATCTGCAAGATGTTTTTTTAAACAGAGCACGAAAAGATAATATTGGAATAACGGTTTTTTTGGTTAATGGATATCAGATAAAAGGTATAGTTAAAGGATTTGATAATTATACAATTGTTTTAGAAAGTGATGAGAAACAACAATTGATTTATAAACATGCAATTTCCACAATAATACCTATGAAGCAAATAGATTTAGATAACTAA
- a CDS encoding methionine gamma-lyase family protein encodes MNELTVKALCKQFNLNNEIISFVNNKEEIILNKFGRINEIKEYNQYKVINAMQENRLSSTDFNWSTGYGYGDIGRDKVEKIYAHVFNTEDALVRPSIASGTHAISLTLSGILRPGDELIAITGAPYDTLQKVIGVKDNLPGTLIDYGVKYKEIPLLENTINTNKVISSISKETKMLMIQRSTGYSDRRALTISEIEEAIKSIREYNKDIIIMVDNCYGEFLEYNEPTDVGADIMAGSLIKNPGGGIALSGGYVVGKSYLVDQVANRLTAPGLGKDCGLTFGTTRSTLQGLFLAPHIVSEAVKGALLVAIAYKELGFNVIPDVDDNRSDIIQAVQLNSPERVVEFCRGIQAASAVDSYVIPEAWDMPGYEDKVIMAAGGFIEGSSIELSADGPIREPYFAYYQGGLTYEHCKLGVMKSLDNLYKANLIDNNKIKI; translated from the coding sequence ATGAATGAGTTAACAGTAAAAGCATTATGTAAACAATTTAATCTAAATAATGAAATTATAAGTTTTGTTAATAACAAAGAAGAAATTATTTTAAATAAGTTTGGTAGAATAAATGAAATTAAAGAATATAACCAATATAAAGTTATTAATGCAATGCAAGAAAACAGATTGTCATCAACAGATTTTAATTGGTCAACTGGATATGGATATGGAGATATAGGTAGAGATAAAGTAGAAAAAATATATGCCCATGTATTTAATACTGAGGATGCCTTAGTTAGACCATCTATTGCGTCAGGAACCCATGCTATTTCTTTAACTCTCTCTGGTATCTTAAGACCTGGAGATGAGCTTATAGCCATAACAGGCGCCCCCTATGATACATTACAAAAGGTAATAGGTGTAAAGGATAATTTACCTGGAACTTTAATTGATTATGGAGTTAAGTATAAAGAAATCCCATTATTAGAAAATACTATAAATACCAACAAAGTTATTAGTAGCATTAGTAAAGAGACTAAAATGTTAATGATTCAAAGATCTACAGGATATAGTGATAGGAGAGCATTAACAATTAGTGAAATTGAGGAAGCAATTAAGTCTATTAGAGAATATAATAAGGATATTATAATTATGGTTGATAACTGTTATGGTGAGTTTCTAGAATATAATGAACCAACAGATGTGGGTGCTGATATTATGGCGGGATCTTTAATAAAAAATCCTGGTGGTGGAATAGCTTTATCTGGCGGATATGTAGTAGGAAAGTCGTATTTAGTTGACCAAGTAGCAAATAGACTAACTGCACCGGGGCTTGGAAAGGACTGCGGACTTACATTTGGAACGACACGGAGTACATTGCAAGGATTATTTCTTGCACCTCATATCGTATCAGAAGCAGTTAAAGGAGCATTACTAGTGGCAATTGCATATAAAGAATTAGGCTTTAATGTAATTCCTGATGTTGATGATAATAGGTCAGACATAATTCAAGCAGTGCAATTAAATAGTCCTGAGAGGGTAGTTGAATTTTGTAGAGGAATACAAGCAGCATCTGCAGTAGACTCATATGTAATTCCTGAGGCTTGGGATATGCCAGGATACGAGGATAAGGTTATAATGGCAGCAGGTGGGTTTATTGAAGGATCATCTATTGAATTAAGTGCTGATGGGCCAATAAGGGAACCTTATTTTGCATATTATCAAGGAGGATTAACTTATGAGCATTGTAAATTAGGAGTTATGAAATCCCTAGATAATCTTTATAAGGCTAATCTTATAGACAATAATAAAATAAAAATATAA
- the lexA gene encoding transcriptional repressor LexA has protein sequence MYEDLNQKQIEILLYIKSEVQRQGYPPAVREICKGVNLKSTSTVHSHLEKLESKGYIRKDPTKPRAIEILDKNDDFLLTQKKTVDIPILGRVTAGAPILAVENIEDTYPVPVELVEGHDVFMLKIQGESMIDAGILDGDLVLVQEQKNATNGDIVVALLEEEATVKRFFKEKDRIRLQPENQFMDPIYPNNISILGKVIGLYRKI, from the coding sequence ATGTACGAAGACTTAAATCAGAAGCAGATAGAAATATTATTATATATAAAGTCTGAGGTTCAAAGACAGGGATATCCGCCAGCTGTCCGTGAAATATGCAAGGGTGTTAATTTAAAGTCTACTTCCACTGTTCATAGTCATTTAGAAAAATTAGAATCTAAAGGTTATATAAGAAAAGATCCTACCAAACCAAGAGCTATAGAAATTCTAGACAAAAATGACGATTTTCTTTTAACTCAAAAAAAGACAGTTGATATACCTATTCTTGGTAGAGTAACTGCAGGAGCCCCAATTTTAGCAGTAGAAAATATTGAAGATACTTATCCTGTTCCAGTAGAACTTGTTGAAGGTCATGATGTTTTTATGTTAAAAATTCAAGGCGAAAGCATGATTGATGCTGGGATTTTAGATGGGGATTTAGTTTTAGTTCAGGAGCAAAAAAATGCAACAAATGGTGATATTGTAGTAGCCTTATTAGAGGAAGAAGCAACTGTAAAAAGATTCTTTAAAGAAAAAGATAGAATTAGGTTACAACCCGAAAATCAATTTATGGATCCAATCTACCCTAATAACATATCTATATTAGGTAAAGTTATTGGATTGTATAGAAAAATATAA
- a CDS encoding LysM peptidoglycan-binding domain-containing protein — MKRRFRIVNKKRFYLFITSLFAVIAIIVLSLFTDNMVHSSVYEVKYEEVKVVEGDTLWNITSKYLSEDTDIRKMIYDIKKFNNMDTSYIYPGDIIKIPILNK, encoded by the coding sequence ATGAAAAGAAGATTTAGAATAGTAAATAAAAAAAGATTCTACTTATTTATTACATCTTTATTTGCAGTCATAGCTATAATAGTATTATCTTTATTTACAGATAATATGGTTCACAGCTCAGTATATGAGGTTAAGTACGAAGAAGTGAAGGTAGTTGAAGGGGATACACTATGGAATATCACTAGTAAATATCTTTCTGAAGACACTGATATTAGAAAAATGATCTACGACATAAAAAAATTCAATAACATGGATACTAGCTATATTTATCCTGGAGATATAATAAAAATTCCTATATTAAATAAGTAA
- a CDS encoding tyrosine recombinase XerC produces MKGIPIILEDYLNYMETIKGSSSNTVKEYLFDLRTFFRFIKLRYKLVKDASIFEEIDISDVNLELIKKLTIQDLHAYISYADKKRDNNNFTKSRKVASLRSFFEYLYLKVNLIEKNPAEALEFPKKENRHPVYLTLDQSQLLLDTVLENPSDEYRKRDYAIIMLFLNCGLRLSELSSIDIDSIKDNDVLSVIGKGNKERTIFINDACILAIKDYLTVRPKNTSDTKAMFISKRKNRMSNRAIQHMIDRSLEKAGLDTSIYSTHKLRHTAATLMYKYGNVDIRALQEILGHTSVSTTQIYTHIDNERLREAVKSNPLSTRNNKKSY; encoded by the coding sequence ATGAAAGGCATACCAATTATTCTTGAAGATTACTTAAATTATATGGAAACAATAAAAGGATCCTCCTCTAATACTGTAAAAGAATATCTATTTGACCTAAGAACTTTTTTTAGATTTATTAAGCTTAGATATAAGCTCGTAAAAGATGCTTCAATCTTTGAGGAAATAGATATTTCTGATGTAAATTTAGAATTAATAAAAAAATTAACAATTCAGGATTTGCACGCATATATTTCTTACGCAGATAAAAAAAGAGATAATAATAATTTTACAAAATCTAGGAAAGTAGCCTCCCTCAGATCGTTTTTTGAGTACTTATACTTAAAAGTTAATTTAATTGAAAAAAACCCTGCTGAAGCTTTAGAATTCCCCAAGAAAGAAAACAGACATCCAGTATATTTGACCCTAGATCAGTCTCAATTATTACTAGATACCGTATTAGAAAATCCTAGTGATGAATATAGAAAAAGAGATTACGCTATAATAATGTTGTTTTTAAATTGTGGTCTGAGATTATCTGAATTGTCTAGTATAGATATAGATAGTATAAAGGATAATGATGTTTTATCAGTAATTGGTAAGGGAAATAAAGAAAGAACCATATTTATAAATGATGCATGTATCTTAGCAATTAAGGACTACTTAACTGTTAGGCCTAAGAATACATCGGATACAAAAGCAATGTTTATCAGTAAAAGAAAAAACAGGATGAGTAATCGTGCAATACAACACATGATTGATAGATCTTTGGAAAAAGCTGGACTTGATACTTCAATCTATTCTACTCATAAATTAAGACATACCGCAGCAACGCTTATGTATAAATATGGTAATGTAGATATCAGGGCCTTACAGGAGATTCTAGGACATACTTCAGTATCAACGACTCAAATATATACCCATATTGATAATGAAAGACTTAGAGAAGCTGTAAAAAGCAATCCTTTATCAACTAGAAATAACAAAAAGAGCTATTAG